A part of Nesterenkonia lutea genomic DNA contains:
- a CDS encoding ectoine synthase produces MYTLNIDALNGTDRDIQQENWRSRRMVLAKEKVGFSLHETTLYTGTTNEFWYANHVEAVYCVGGKGTLTDLETGEKYAITDGFLYMLDGQEKHRVEVEEEIRVVCVFNPPVTGREVHDDNGVYPLIIEDETA; encoded by the coding sequence GTGTACACCTTGAACATCGACGCCCTCAACGGCACTGACCGCGACATCCAGCAGGAGAACTGGCGCTCGCGCCGCATGGTGCTGGCCAAGGAGAAGGTCGGGTTCTCACTGCATGAGACGACCCTCTACACCGGCACCACCAACGAGTTCTGGTATGCCAACCACGTGGAGGCGGTCTACTGCGTCGGTGGCAAGGGCACGCTGACCGACCTCGAGACCGGAGAGAAGTACGCGATCACCGACGGCTTCCTCTACATGCTCGACGGACAGGAGAAGCACCGCGTGGAGGTCGAAGAGGAGATCCGCGTGGTCTGCGTGTTCAATCCTCCGGTGACCGGCCGTGAGGTCCACGACGACAACGGCGTGTACCCGCTGATCATCGAGGATGAGACCGCCTGA
- the ectB gene encoding diaminobutyrate--2-oxoglutarate transaminase, which translates to MPTDIFETRESQVASYCKNWPATFAKASGPYQWTEDGTRYLDFFSGAGALNYGHNHPELRDLVVDYVANDGVTHSMDMKTPAKRHFLETFERLILEPRKMDYKVMFPGPTGTNTVEAALKLARKVTGRQHILSFTNAFHGMTLGALSVTGNSMKRRGAGIPLTNSSKIPYDDYFDGDMPDFLWLEKILEDSGSGVDKPAAVIVETVQGEGGLNAARMDWLKSLSALLRRHKILLIVDDVQAGCGRTGKFFSFEEAGLYPDIVCVSKSISGYGLAMALTLFKPELDVWEGGEHNGTFRGNNLAFVTGARALELFWSDDSFQKQLGERITELKDGLVKIAEHVPDSTIRGRGFLTGIHFQNPDTAGKVAAEAYKRNLLVETSGPQDEVLKLMPPLNIESEDLQKGLGIIEESLLAATGQLGEPSRLRAPR; encoded by the coding sequence ATGCCGACAGACATCTTCGAAACACGCGAATCTCAGGTCGCCAGCTACTGCAAGAACTGGCCAGCCACCTTCGCCAAGGCCTCCGGCCCCTACCAGTGGACCGAGGACGGCACCCGCTACCTCGACTTCTTCTCCGGAGCAGGTGCGCTGAACTACGGCCACAACCACCCCGAACTGCGCGACCTCGTCGTCGACTACGTCGCGAACGACGGCGTCACCCATTCGATGGACATGAAGACCCCGGCCAAGCGCCACTTCCTGGAGACCTTCGAACGACTCATCCTCGAGCCGCGCAAGATGGACTACAAGGTCATGTTCCCCGGTCCCACAGGCACCAACACGGTGGAGGCTGCGCTGAAGCTGGCCCGCAAGGTGACCGGCCGGCAGCACATCCTCTCCTTCACCAATGCCTTCCACGGCATGACGCTCGGCGCACTCTCCGTCACCGGCAACTCCATGAAGCGTCGCGGTGCCGGCATTCCGCTGACGAACTCCTCGAAGATCCCCTATGACGATTACTTCGATGGGGACATGCCCGACTTCCTCTGGCTGGAGAAGATCCTCGAGGACTCAGGCTCGGGCGTGGACAAGCCCGCCGCCGTGATCGTGGAGACCGTCCAGGGCGAGGGCGGCCTCAACGCCGCACGCATGGACTGGCTGAAGTCCCTCTCTGCCCTGCTGCGTCGGCATAAGATCCTGCTGATCGTCGACGACGTCCAGGCAGGCTGCGGGCGCACCGGCAAGTTCTTCTCCTTCGAGGAGGCCGGCCTCTACCCCGACATCGTGTGTGTCTCGAAGTCGATCTCCGGCTATGGCCTCGCCATGGCGCTGACCCTGTTCAAGCCCGAACTCGACGTCTGGGAGGGCGGGGAGCACAACGGCACCTTCCGCGGGAACAACCTCGCGTTCGTGACGGGCGCGCGCGCCCTGGAGCTCTTCTGGTCGGATGACAGCTTCCAGAAGCAGCTCGGCGAACGGATCACAGAGCTCAAGGACGGTCTGGTCAAGATCGCCGAGCATGTCCCCGACTCCACCATCCGGGGACGAGGCTTCCTGACCGGCATCCACTTCCAGAACCCCGACACCGCCGGCAAGGTCGCTGCAGAGGCGTATAAGCGCAACCTGCTGGTGGAGACCTCGGGGCCCCAGGATGAGGTCCTGAAGCTCATGCCGCCGCTGAACATCGAGTCCGAGGACCTGCAGAAGGGACTCGGCATCATCGAGGAGTCCCTTCTGGCCGCCACGGGCCAGCTCGGCGAGCCCTCGCGTCTGCGCGCACCCCGCTGA